A single region of the Halorubrum depositum genome encodes:
- a CDS encoding universal stress protein — translation MADTILVPLELPDPEPLSPVLIEDLSSLAVVVLGHYDLPEQTPASSAREQFGEAAQATLDEIADSFADAGASVRTRLVFGKDRAAAIRQVATEEGCAAELDPAPTEGIGRILVPIPDVAEFDRLPAFIRILSEDTTQQITLFHVVEGEERREAGEAIVAETRDRLIEDGFDAESVDTLVVEGDEHDEEILRVAVDYDAVVMYEPESRLGDRVFGSLADRIADETGDPVILVNRDY, via the coding sequence ATGGCAGACACGATTCTGGTTCCGCTCGAACTCCCGGACCCGGAGCCGCTGTCGCCGGTGTTGATCGAGGACCTCTCGTCGCTCGCGGTCGTGGTGCTCGGTCACTACGACCTCCCCGAGCAGACGCCGGCCAGCTCCGCCCGCGAGCAGTTCGGCGAGGCGGCGCAGGCCACGCTCGACGAGATCGCCGACTCGTTCGCCGACGCCGGCGCGTCCGTCCGGACGCGGCTGGTGTTCGGGAAGGACCGGGCGGCCGCGATCCGACAGGTCGCGACCGAGGAGGGGTGCGCCGCCGAGCTCGACCCCGCCCCGACGGAGGGGATCGGCCGGATCCTCGTGCCGATCCCGGACGTCGCCGAGTTCGATCGCCTCCCGGCGTTCATCCGGATACTGAGCGAGGACACCACTCAGCAGATCACGCTGTTCCACGTCGTCGAGGGCGAGGAACGCCGCGAGGCGGGGGAGGCGATCGTCGCGGAGACGCGGGACCGCCTGATCGAGGACGGGTTCGACGCCGAATCAGTCGACACGTTGGTCGTCGAGGGCGACGAACACGACGAGGAGATCCTCCGCGTCGCGGTCGACTACGACGCCGTGGTGATGTACGAGCCGGAGTCGAGGCTCGGCGACCGCGTCTTCGGCTCGCTGGCGGACCGGATCGCCGACGAGACCGGGGATCCGGTGATCCTCGTCAACCGCGACTACTGA
- a CDS encoding Lrp/AsnC family transcriptional regulator gives MSHHLDEIDRQIIHALMSDARNTSAPMIAEEMNVSAGTVRNRIERLEEAGVIRGYTAIVDFEQAGGRLTSVFMCTVPADERERLALAARSIPGVINVRVLMAGRRDLQVVAVGEETSDLREIARALSGLDIRIEDEELLQTELHTPYARFLADDSQESVVTDTVTLADGTAVIEVCVTDDAPIVGLSPTEASADGLLSDDTIVTSIERDGSIIHPVDDTTIRPNDVVTVLPKGASADDALRAFLADGDETPPATS, from the coding sequence GTGAGCCACCACCTTGACGAGATCGACCGGCAGATCATCCACGCGCTGATGTCGGACGCGCGGAACACCTCCGCGCCGATGATCGCGGAGGAGATGAACGTCTCCGCGGGAACGGTCCGGAACCGGATCGAGCGCTTGGAGGAGGCGGGCGTGATCCGCGGCTACACGGCGATCGTCGACTTCGAACAGGCCGGCGGACGACTCACCTCGGTGTTCATGTGTACCGTTCCCGCGGACGAGCGAGAGCGGCTGGCGCTGGCGGCCCGGTCGATCCCGGGCGTCATCAACGTCCGGGTACTGATGGCGGGACGCCGGGACCTGCAGGTGGTCGCGGTCGGCGAGGAGACGAGCGACCTCCGCGAGATCGCGCGGGCGCTCTCCGGGCTCGACATCCGCATCGAGGACGAGGAGCTGCTCCAGACGGAGCTGCACACGCCGTACGCCCGGTTCCTCGCGGACGACTCCCAGGAATCGGTGGTCACCGACACCGTCACGCTCGCCGACGGGACCGCCGTGATCGAGGTGTGCGTCACCGACGACGCGCCGATCGTCGGCCTGTCGCCGACGGAGGCCAGCGCCGACGGGCTCCTCTCCGACGACACCATCGTGACGTCGATCGAGCGCGACGGGTCGATCATCCACCCGGTCGACGACACGACCATTCGACCGAACGACGTGGTGACCGTGCTCCCGAAGGGTGCGTCCGCGGACGACGCCCTCCGGGCGTTCCTCGCCGACGGGGACGAGACCCCACCGGCGACGTCGTGA
- a CDS encoding macro domain-containing protein, which translates to MEFDVIRGDIAEQRADALVNAVGTGLQMRSGAAGLGFEAGAETVCEEIDAHEPTTLTDVRVIAYSSEGFRTLEAAAERVRSTER; encoded by the coding sequence GTGGAGTTCGACGTCATCCGCGGCGACATCGCCGAACAGCGCGCGGACGCGCTCGTGAACGCCGTCGGAACCGGCCTGCAGATGAGAAGCGGCGCCGCCGGCCTCGGCTTCGAGGCGGGTGCCGAGACCGTCTGCGAGGAGATCGACGCGCACGAGCCGACGACGCTGACCGACGTCCGGGTCATCGCCTACTCGAGCGAGGGGTTCCGAACGCTCGAAGCCGCCGCGGAGCGAGTCCGCTCGACGGAGCGGTAG
- the secY gene encoding preprotein translocase subunit SecY, which translates to MSWKEAAEPVLSRMPVVERPAGHVPFRRKLTWTAGILVVYFFLTNINPFGLAVGQGSDFFGQFRSVLAGSSGSLLQVGIGPIVTASIVLQLLGGANLLGLDTDDPRDQVLYQGLQKLLVIIVTALTAAPMVFTGQFLPADPAVGQALGIGTFGVKSLIFAQIFVGGVLLLFMDEIVSKWGVGSGVGLFIIAAVSQQIVGGFFSFSALGAPGFFANWYSIATGGTQLGSPFTSAGLESLLFEPGNILALFTTVFIFGIVVYAESVRVEIPLSHARVKGARGRFPVKLIYASVLPMILVRALQANIQFVGQLLSSQWAGMPSWLGVYGEQGQPTSGLFYYLNPIQQPEQWMWFRGAATGEPWMIAVRLAIDLTFMIVGGAIFAIFWVETTGMGPEATAKQIQNSGMQIPGFRRNPQVVEKVMERYIPQVTVIGGALVGFLAVMANLLGTIGSVSGTGLLLAVSITYKLYEEIAEEQLMEMHPMMRQMFGNK; encoded by the coding sequence ATGAGCTGGAAGGAGGCCGCCGAACCGGTGCTCTCGCGGATGCCCGTCGTGGAGCGACCGGCGGGTCACGTCCCGTTCAGACGGAAGCTCACGTGGACGGCCGGCATCCTGGTCGTCTACTTCTTCCTGACCAACATCAACCCGTTCGGGTTGGCCGTCGGTCAGGGGTCCGACTTCTTCGGGCAGTTCCGGTCGGTACTCGCCGGCTCGTCCGGCTCGCTGTTGCAGGTCGGTATCGGACCGATCGTCACGGCGTCCATCGTCCTCCAGCTGTTGGGCGGTGCGAACCTGCTGGGGCTCGACACGGACGACCCGCGGGACCAGGTCCTGTACCAAGGCCTCCAGAAGCTGCTGGTGATCATCGTGACGGCGCTGACGGCGGCGCCGATGGTGTTCACGGGGCAGTTCCTGCCCGCGGACCCGGCCGTCGGACAGGCCCTCGGTATCGGGACGTTCGGCGTTAAGTCGCTGATCTTCGCGCAGATCTTCGTCGGCGGCGTCCTCCTCCTGTTCATGGACGAGATCGTGAGCAAGTGGGGCGTCGGCTCCGGCGTCGGGCTGTTCATCATCGCGGCGGTGAGCCAGCAGATCGTCGGCGGCTTCTTCAGCTTCTCCGCGCTCGGCGCGCCCGGCTTCTTCGCGAACTGGTACTCGATCGCGACGGGCGGCACCCAGCTGGGATCGCCGTTCACCTCGGCCGGTCTCGAGTCGCTGCTGTTCGAGCCGGGGAACATCCTCGCGCTGTTCACGACCGTGTTCATCTTCGGAATCGTCGTCTACGCGGAGTCCGTCCGCGTCGAGATTCCGCTCTCGCACGCCCGCGTGAAGGGCGCTCGCGGCCGCTTCCCGGTGAAGCTCATCTACGCGTCCGTCCTGCCGATGATCCTCGTGCGCGCGCTGCAGGCGAACATCCAGTTCGTCGGCCAGCTCCTCTCCTCGCAGTGGGCGGGGATGCCGTCGTGGCTCGGGGTGTACGGCGAGCAGGGACAGCCCACGTCCGGGCTGTTCTACTACCTGAACCCCATCCAGCAGCCGGAGCAGTGGATGTGGTTCCGCGGCGCCGCGACCGGCGAACCGTGGATGATCGCGGTCCGGCTCGCGATCGACCTCACCTTCATGATCGTCGGCGGGGCGATCTTCGCCATCTTCTGGGTCGAGACGACCGGGATGGGTCCGGAGGCGACCGCGAAGCAGATCCAGAACTCCGGGATGCAGATCCCCGGCTTCCGACGGAACCCGCAGGTCGTCGAGAAGGTGATGGAGCGGTACATCCCGCAGGTGACCGTCATCGGGGGCGCCCTCGTCGGGTTCCTCGCCGTGATGGCGAACCTGCTCGGCACCATCGGCTCGGTCTCCGGCACCGGACTGCTGCTCGCGGTCTCGATCACGTACAAGCTGTACGAGGAGATCGCTGAGGAGCAGCTGATGGAGATGCATCCGATGATGCGCCAGATGTTCGGCAACAAGTAA
- a CDS encoding uL15m family ribosomal protein, giving the protein MTSKKRRQRGSRTHGGGTHKNRRGAGHRGGRGAAGRAKHEFHNYGPLGKYGFKRPEDAQTEVLEVKVQKLDEDAALYAAEGLAEEDGDAYVVDARDVVDDGHDADVVKVLGGGQVRRELRVTADAFTAGAVELIEEAGGEATLSERAEEAAAESENTSDDETDEA; this is encoded by the coding sequence ATGACGAGCAAGAAACGTCGACAGCGCGGGTCCCGGACCCACGGCGGCGGCACGCACAAGAACCGGCGCGGCGCCGGTCACCGCGGCGGCCGCGGCGCGGCCGGCCGCGCGAAACACGAGTTCCACAACTACGGACCGCTCGGCAAGTACGGCTTCAAGCGCCCCGAGGACGCGCAGACGGAGGTCCTCGAGGTCAAGGTCCAGAAGCTCGACGAGGACGCGGCGCTGTACGCCGCGGAGGGCCTCGCCGAGGAGGACGGCGACGCGTACGTGGTCGACGCGCGAGACGTCGTCGACGACGGCCACGACGCCGACGTCGTGAAGGTGCTCGGCGGCGGACAGGTCCGCCGCGAGCTCCGCGTCACCGCCGACGCGTTCACCGCCGGCGCGGTCGAGCTGATCGAGGAGGCCGGCGGCGAGGCGACGCTCTCCGAGCGCGCCGAGGAAGCCGCTGCCGAATCAGAAAACACTTCAGACGACGAGACTGACGAGGCGTAA
- a CDS encoding 50S ribosomal protein L30, which produces MQAIVQLRGDVNLEYGVEDTLDMLNVGRVNHATFVPETDSYRGMITKVNDIVAFGEPSVDAVATTIARRGEPLEGSADVDDEWIDDNTDYADLEALAEALVAEETTLREQGLSPTLRLHAPRGGHEGIKHPVIEGGELGKHTTEEIDSLLEAMR; this is translated from the coding sequence ATGCAGGCGATCGTGCAGCTCCGCGGCGACGTCAACCTCGAGTACGGCGTCGAGGACACGCTCGACATGCTGAACGTCGGGCGCGTCAACCACGCGACGTTCGTTCCCGAGACGGATTCGTACCGCGGCATGATCACCAAGGTGAACGACATCGTCGCGTTCGGGGAACCGAGCGTCGACGCCGTCGCGACCACCATCGCTCGTCGCGGCGAGCCCCTCGAGGGCTCCGCCGACGTCGACGACGAGTGGATCGACGACAACACCGACTACGCCGACCTGGAGGCGCTGGCCGAGGCGCTCGTCGCCGAGGAGACGACCCTGCGCGAGCAGGGGCTCTCCCCGACGCTGCGGCTCCACGCGCCCCGCGGCGGTCACGAGGGCATCAAACACCCCGTGATCGAGGGCGGCGAGCTCGGCAAACACACGACCGAGGAGATCGACAGTCTCCTGGAGGCGATGCGATGA
- a CDS encoding 30S ribosomal protein S5 produces MSRHNDGWEPRTRLGRKVQNGDISSMEQALDSGLPLKEAEIVDQLLPGLEDEVLDINMVQRMTDSGRRVKFRCVVAVGNRDGYLGYAQARDDQVGGAIQKAIDVAKLNIIEVDRGSGSWEDQPGGTNSLTRTAKGKAGSVTVEIKPAPQGLGLAAAETVRNILELAGVEDAWTNSDGNTRTTVNLAKATFNALENAAQSRTPQHAREVHYDEVSE; encoded by the coding sequence ATGAGTAGACACAACGACGGCTGGGAACCGCGGACGCGACTCGGCCGCAAGGTGCAGAACGGCGACATCTCGTCGATGGAACAGGCGCTCGACTCCGGCCTCCCGCTGAAGGAGGCGGAGATCGTCGACCAGCTCCTCCCGGGGCTGGAAGACGAGGTGCTGGACATCAATATGGTCCAGCGCATGACCGACTCCGGCCGCCGCGTGAAGTTCCGCTGCGTGGTCGCCGTGGGCAACCGCGACGGCTACCTCGGCTACGCGCAGGCCCGGGACGACCAGGTCGGCGGCGCCATCCAGAAGGCGATCGACGTCGCGAAGCTGAACATCATCGAGGTGGACCGCGGCTCCGGCTCCTGGGAGGACCAGCCCGGCGGCACCAACTCCCTGACCCGCACGGCGAAGGGGAAGGCCGGCTCCGTCACCGTCGAGATCAAGCCCGCCCCGCAGGGGCTGGGCCTCGCGGCCGCGGAGACGGTCCGGAACATCCTGGAGCTCGCCGGCGTCGAGGACGCCTGGACGAACTCCGACGGCAACACCCGCACCACCGTCAACCTCGCGAAGGCGACGTTCAACGCCCTGGAGAACGCGGCGCAGTCCCGCACTCCGCAGCACGCGCGCGAGGTCCACTACGACGAGGTGAGCGAGTGA
- a CDS encoding 50S ribosomal protein L18, producing the protein MATGPRYKVPMRRRREVRTDYHQRLRLLKSGKPRLVARVSNAHVRAQLVTPGPDGDETHAAASSEDLAEYGWDAPTGNLPSAYLTGYLAGARAVDAGLDEAVLDIGLNTATPGNKTFAVQEGAIDAGLEIPHNDGVLADWSRTRGEHIAAYDEQLDEPLYGGEFDAADVPEHFDDALATIQEDHE; encoded by the coding sequence ATGGCGACAGGACCACGATACAAGGTGCCGATGCGGCGCCGCCGCGAGGTCCGGACGGATTACCATCAGAGGTTGCGCCTGCTGAAATCGGGCAAGCCTCGCCTGGTCGCCCGGGTGAGCAACGCTCACGTCAGGGCGCAGCTGGTGACTCCCGGACCCGACGGCGACGAGACCCACGCGGCCGCCTCCAGCGAGGACCTCGCTGAGTACGGCTGGGACGCCCCCACGGGCAACCTCCCCAGCGCGTACCTCACCGGGTACCTCGCGGGCGCCCGCGCCGTCGACGCCGGCCTCGACGAGGCCGTGCTCGACATCGGGCTCAACACGGCGACGCCCGGCAACAAGACGTTCGCAGTACAGGAAGGAGCGATCGACGCCGGCCTCGAGATCCCGCACAACGACGGCGTGCTGGCCGACTGGTCGCGTACGCGAGGCGAGCACATCGCCGCGTACGACGAGCAGCTCGACGAGCCGCTGTACGGCGGCGAGTTCGACGCGGCCGACGTACCCGAGCACTTCGACGACGCGCTCGCGACAATCCAGGAGGACCATGAGTAG
- a CDS encoding 50S ribosomal protein L19e, whose protein sequence is MSDLKAQKRLAADELDVGKGRVWLDPEAQEEIEDAITREDVRELIEQGTIRAKDAKTNSRGQARERAAKRSYGHKSGAGTRKGKAGARQNTKDDWKARIRAQRARLKELRDDEDVLDATEYRTLYNKASGGEFEDVARLEAYIQTQYGYEVTE, encoded by the coding sequence ATGAGTGACCTGAAAGCACAGAAGCGGCTCGCCGCGGACGAGTTAGACGTCGGCAAGGGCCGCGTCTGGCTCGACCCCGAGGCACAGGAGGAGATCGAGGACGCCATCACGCGAGAGGACGTCCGCGAGCTCATCGAACAGGGCACGATCCGCGCGAAGGACGCGAAGACGAACTCCCGCGGACAGGCCCGCGAGCGCGCCGCGAAGCGCTCGTACGGACACAAGTCCGGCGCCGGGACCCGGAAGGGGAAGGCCGGCGCGCGACAGAACACGAAAGACGACTGGAAGGCGCGGATCCGCGCGCAGCGCGCCCGCCTGAAGGAGCTCCGCGACGACGAGGACGTCCTCGACGCCACGGAGTACCGCACGCTCTACAACAAGGCGAGCGGTGGCGAGTTCGAGGACGTCGCGCGGCTGGAGGCGTACATCCAGACGCAGTACGGTTACGAGGTGACAGAGTAA
- a CDS encoding 50S ribosomal protein L32e, with translation MAEELEDISGVGPSKADALREAGYETVEDVKAASQSELSEVDGVGNALAARIKADVGGLEVDEEADAEIEDETEEEEADEADADETVETELRPRGHADKTPALDDETARALAQKHREGKPQFNRQDYHKKKRIPTSWRKPRGGLSKQRRRMKAKGPVVEAGFRSPKASRDLHPSGFEEVRVHNTDDLEGVDGDTQAVRIASKVGGRKRELIEDEAEEREIRVLNPTYVEVEVDDDE, from the coding sequence ATGGCCGAAGAACTGGAAGACATCAGCGGTGTCGGTCCCTCGAAGGCGGACGCCCTTCGCGAGGCCGGCTACGAGACGGTCGAGGACGTGAAGGCCGCCTCCCAGTCGGAGCTCTCCGAGGTCGACGGCGTCGGCAACGCGCTCGCAGCGCGCATCAAGGCCGACGTCGGCGGGCTGGAGGTCGACGAGGAGGCGGACGCGGAGATCGAAGACGAGACGGAAGAGGAGGAGGCCGACGAGGCCGACGCCGACGAGACCGTCGAGACGGAGCTTCGCCCCCGCGGTCACGCCGACAAGACGCCGGCGCTGGACGACGAGACCGCTCGCGCGCTCGCACAGAAGCACCGCGAGGGGAAACCGCAGTTCAACCGGCAGGACTACCACAAGAAAAAGCGGATCCCGACGTCGTGGCGCAAGCCGCGCGGCGGGCTCTCCAAGCAGCGCCGCCGCATGAAGGCGAAGGGTCCCGTCGTCGAGGCGGGGTTCCGCTCGCCGAAGGCGTCGCGCGACCTGCACCCGAGCGGCTTCGAGGAGGTCCGCGTGCACAACACGGACGACCTCGAGGGCGTCGACGGCGACACGCAGGCGGTGCGGATCGCCTCGAAGGTCGGCGGTCGCAAGCGCGAACTGATCGAAGACGAGGCGGAGGAGCGCGAGATCCGCGTGCTGAACCCGACCTACGTCGAAGTGGAGGTCGACGACGATGAGTGA
- a CDS encoding 50S ribosomal protein L6, whose product MNRVEIEIPDDVSAETDHLELTVEGPNGSVTRRLWYPDVEVTVEDGAVAIASENEDAKTNATVGTFESHVANMIHGVTDGWEYTMEVYYAHFPMQVTVEGDEVVIENFLGERAQRRTPIRGDTDVQVDGETVTLSGSDKEAVGQTAADIEQLTKVTDKDTRVFQDGVYIVEKPTGGA is encoded by the coding sequence ATGAACAGAGTCGAAATCGAGATTCCGGACGACGTCTCCGCCGAGACCGACCACCTCGAACTCACCGTCGAGGGTCCCAACGGGAGCGTTACGCGACGCCTCTGGTACCCCGACGTCGAGGTCACGGTCGAGGACGGTGCCGTCGCGATCGCCTCCGAGAACGAGGACGCGAAGACGAACGCCACGGTCGGCACCTTCGAGAGCCACGTCGCCAACATGATCCACGGCGTCACCGACGGATGGGAGTACACGATGGAAGTGTACTACGCCCACTTCCCGATGCAGGTGACCGTGGAGGGCGACGAGGTCGTCATCGAGAACTTCCTCGGCGAGCGAGCACAGCGACGCACCCCGATCCGCGGGGACACGGACGTACAGGTCGACGGCGAGACGGTCACGCTCTCGGGCTCCGACAAGGAGGCCGTCGGGCAGACCGCCGCCGACATCGAACAGCTGACGAAGGTGACCGACAAGGACACGCGCGTCTTCCAGGACGGCGTGTACATCGTCGAGAAGCCCACCGGAGGTGCCTAA
- a CDS encoding 30S ribosomal protein S8 has translation MTGNDPFTNALAGMDNAESVGHLSYTVEPASNIIGSVLEVLYDRGYVDGFEYVDDGKAGKFEVELKGAINECGAVKPRYSAGADEFEKWEKRYLPARDYGTLIVTTSHGVMSHYEARDQGIGGQVIAYVY, from the coding sequence ATGACAGGAAACGATCCATTCACCAACGCGCTCGCCGGCATGGACAACGCCGAGAGCGTTGGCCACCTGTCGTACACGGTTGAGCCCGCCTCCAACATCATCGGCTCCGTCCTCGAGGTCCTCTACGACCGCGGGTACGTCGACGGCTTCGAGTACGTCGACGACGGGAAAGCCGGGAAGTTCGAGGTCGAACTGAAAGGCGCGATCAACGAGTGTGGCGCCGTCAAGCCCCGCTACTCCGCGGGTGCGGACGAGTTCGAGAAGTGGGAGAAGCGGTACCTCCCCGCCCGTGACTACGGGACGCTCATCGTCACGACGAGCCACGGCGTCATGAGCCACTACGAGGCCCGCGATCAGGGCATCGGCGGCCAAGTGATCGCATACGTCTACTAA
- a CDS encoding 30S ribosomal protein S14, with protein MSEANNDTGEHAAKRTDSRHTCRRCDREQGLVGKYDINLCRQCFREVARDMGFEKYS; from the coding sequence ATGAGCGAAGCGAACAACGACACGGGCGAACACGCGGCGAAGCGCACCGACTCCCGGCACACCTGCCGGCGGTGCGACCGCGAGCAGGGGCTTGTCGGCAAGTACGACATCAACCTCTGCCGGCAGTGTTTCCGCGAGGTCGCCCGAGACATGGGATTCGAGAAGTACAGCTGA
- a CDS encoding 50S ribosomal protein L5, with translation MSEAESASHEMREPYLEKVVVHMGVGQGGEPLADAEEIIEEITDQQSVRTTSKRTIAEFGIRKGDPIGVKVTLRGEDAHEFLATALDVTEISRSQFDDTGNLSFGVEDHTDFPSQEYNPNIGIYGLDVTTTIVRPGYRVSKRDKATASIPAKHRMTVEDAAAFLETNFDVEVTE, from the coding sequence ATGAGTGAAGCCGAGAGCGCGTCCCACGAGATGCGCGAGCCGTACCTCGAGAAGGTCGTCGTCCACATGGGCGTCGGGCAGGGCGGTGAGCCGCTCGCCGACGCCGAGGAGATCATCGAAGAGATCACGGACCAGCAGTCGGTCCGGACCACCTCGAAGCGCACCATCGCCGAGTTCGGGATCCGCAAGGGCGACCCGATCGGCGTCAAGGTGACGCTGCGGGGCGAGGACGCGCACGAGTTCCTCGCGACCGCGCTCGACGTCACCGAGATCTCTCGGAGCCAGTTCGACGACACTGGCAACCTGAGCTTCGGGGTCGAGGACCACACCGACTTCCCGAGCCAGGAGTACAACCCCAACATCGGCATCTACGGGCTCGACGTGACGACGACGATCGTCCGGCCCGGCTACCGCGTGTCGAAGCGGGACAAGGCGACGGCGTCGATCCCCGCGAAACACCGGATGACAGTCGAGGACGCGGCCGCGTTCCTCGAGACCAACTTCGACGTAGAGGTAACGGAATGA
- a CDS encoding 30S ribosomal protein S4e, with the protein MTRHQKRLAVPNSWPVERKTNTFTVKAGAGPHGEAGVPLVVLLRDVLGYVDSTKEARYALNNDSVLVNGDAVSDEQRPIGMFDILAFPERGEFFRVFPDEGGRLALTPVDEEAAGSRLGKITNKSIVPGGAVQLTLHDGTNVRVDTDTPYDTKDSIVVDNETKEVVAHFEYEEGALVTAVAGQHAGRIGEVDDIDVTLGSGSNTVFVGDDEDGYETVEEYLVVIDENFTGDDADEAGDSDE; encoded by the coding sequence ATGACGCGACATCAGAAGCGACTGGCAGTACCGAACTCCTGGCCGGTCGAGCGAAAGACGAACACGTTCACCGTCAAGGCCGGCGCCGGCCCGCACGGTGAGGCGGGCGTTCCGCTCGTCGTCCTGCTGCGGGACGTGCTCGGCTACGTCGACTCGACGAAGGAGGCGCGCTACGCGCTGAACAACGACTCGGTCCTCGTCAACGGGGACGCGGTCTCGGACGAGCAGCGTCCGATCGGGATGTTCGACATCCTGGCGTTCCCCGAGCGCGGGGAGTTCTTCCGCGTCTTCCCCGACGAGGGCGGTCGGCTCGCGCTGACCCCCGTCGACGAGGAGGCCGCGGGCAGCCGGCTCGGGAAGATCACGAACAAGTCGATCGTCCCCGGCGGCGCCGTCCAGCTGACGCTCCACGACGGAACGAACGTGCGCGTCGACACGGACACGCCGTACGACACCAAGGACTCGATCGTCGTCGACAACGAGACCAAGGAGGTCGTCGCCCACTTCGAGTACGAAGAGGGCGCGCTCGTCACCGCCGTCGCCGGCCAGCACGCCGGCCGGATCGGCGAGGTCGACGACATCGACGTGACGCTCGGCTCGGGCTCGAACACGGTCTTCGTCGGAGACGACGAGGACGGGTACGAGACGGTCGAGGAGTACCTCGTCGTCATCGACGAGAACTTCACCGGCGACGACGCCGACGAGGCGGGTGATTCGGATGAGTGA
- the rplX gene encoding 50S ribosomal protein L24, whose protein sequence is MTKQPRKQRKRSETAPLHERQNQVRATLTEDLREEYGQRNVRVNAGDTVEVLRGDAAGTEAEVVAVDLSAERITVEDVTVEKADGEEVPRPIPASNVRVTELDLDDERREARLQEDNE, encoded by the coding sequence ATGACGAAACAGCCACGCAAACAGCGAAAACGGTCGGAGACCGCGCCGCTCCACGAGCGGCAGAACCAGGTCCGAGCCACCCTCACGGAGGACCTCCGCGAGGAGTACGGACAGCGCAACGTCCGCGTCAACGCCGGCGACACCGTCGAGGTGCTTCGCGGCGACGCGGCCGGGACGGAGGCGGAAGTCGTCGCCGTCGACCTGTCCGCGGAACGGATCACCGTCGAGGACGTCACCGTCGAGAAGGCGGACGGGGAGGAGGTTCCCCGCCCGATTCCGGCGAGCAACGTCCGGGTGACCGAACTGGACCTGGACGACGAGCGCCGGGAGGCGCGGCTCCAGGAGGATAACGAATGA
- a CDS encoding 50S ribosomal protein L14, whose product MEALKADVTQGLSKGSLITCADNTGARELKVISVAGYSGTKNRHPKAGIGDKVTVSVTKGTPEMRRQVLEAVVVRQRKPIRRPSGTRVKFEDNAAVIIDDLDEPRGTEIKGPVAREVAERFGSIASTATMIV is encoded by the coding sequence ATGGAGGCGCTCAAGGCCGACGTCACGCAGGGGCTCTCGAAGGGCTCGCTCATCACGTGCGCCGACAACACCGGCGCACGCGAGCTGAAGGTGATCTCCGTCGCCGGCTACTCCGGCACGAAGAATCGCCACCCGAAGGCAGGTATCGGCGACAAGGTGACCGTCTCGGTCACCAAAGGGACCCCGGAGATGCGGCGGCAGGTGCTGGAGGCGGTCGTCGTCCGCCAGCGCAAGCCGATCCGCCGTCCGAGCGGGACCCGCGTGAAGTTCGAGGACAACGCGGCCGTCATCATCGACGACCTCGACGAGCCGCGGGGCACGGAGATCAAAGGCCCCGTCGCCCGCGAGGTCGCCGAACGATTCGGGAGCATCGCCTCGACCGCGACGATGATCGTCTAA
- a CDS encoding 30S ribosomal protein S17, which produces MAIGIDVPTPPEPDNPEDYDYEKCPFYGQLSVRGQTREGTVVSTDMEKTVIVEREYDVFVPKYDRYMKRRSRIPAHVPGVLDSLEVGDEVTIAETQPLSKTKSHVVVENLSGDQ; this is translated from the coding sequence ATGGCGATAGGAATCGACGTACCCACGCCTCCGGAGCCAGACAACCCGGAGGATTACGACTACGAGAAGTGCCCGTTTTACGGGCAGCTCTCCGTCCGCGGCCAGACCCGTGAGGGAACGGTCGTGTCGACGGATATGGAAAAGACCGTCATCGTCGAGCGAGAGTACGACGTGTTCGTACCGAAATACGATCGGTACATGAAGCGTCGCTCGCGCATCCCGGCCCACGTGCCGGGCGTGCTCGACTCGCTCGAAGTCGGTGACGAAGTGACTATCGCGGAGACGCAACCGCTCTCGAAGACGAAGTCCCACGTCGTCGTCGAGAACCTGTCGGGTGATCAGTGA